In Desulfovibrio sp. UIB00, the following are encoded in one genomic region:
- a CDS encoding WYL domain-containing protein, with amino-acid sequence MPKELTPKEELQALFGCLGVSLLCLWLSGKTEGTWHTVLYWGAVLFALVAVSALFGYVKSCFRRGKEYDNRTKTREDGTRFNPETGEVLNDGRAAYFGAWEDTLTPLWKGQFEATFSYVSSKQERTRRTVKVTSIEKDYKDALYFRGFCQLRNEVRTFALDRIKTKLTIDGKKYDLWEYVNEKIRG; translated from the coding sequence ATGCCAAAAGAACTCACACCCAAAGAAGAATTGCAGGCCCTGTTCGGCTGCCTCGGCGTTTCACTCCTCTGCCTGTGGCTATCGGGTAAAACCGAAGGCACATGGCACACCGTGCTGTACTGGGGCGCTGTCCTCTTTGCGCTGGTGGCAGTTTCAGCACTGTTCGGCTATGTCAAAAGCTGCTTCCGGCGCGGGAAAGAATACGACAACCGCACCAAAACGCGTGAGGACGGCACACGTTTCAACCCGGAAACCGGGGAAGTTCTCAACGATGGGCGGGCGGCCTACTTCGGCGCGTGGGAAGACACGCTCACCCCGCTGTGGAAAGGCCAGTTTGAAGCCACCTTCAGCTATGTGAGCAGCAAGCAGGAGCGCACGCGCCGCACCGTCAAGGTCACGTCCATAGAAAAGGACTACAAGGATGCCCTGTACTTTCGGGGCTTCTGCCAGTTGCGCAACGAGGTGCGCACCTTCGCCCTCGACCGCATCAAGACCAAGCTGACCATTGACGGCAAGAAATATGATTTGTGGGAATATGTGAACGAGAAGATCCGGGGCTGA
- a CDS encoding DMSO/selenate family reductase complex A subunit, translating into MKKYSDSTPPLLAHREVTRREVLKWCTALGGASLLPLGGGLPLGLARAATQPPYGAGEQCFYSGCVVNCGSQCTLRAFVKDGRVTRVETDNSDDGPNNRAIRACLRGRSMRKYTYSPDRIKYPMRRVPGAKRGEGKFERISWDEALDTVAKEWVRVLNTYGPESIHRMYGSGTTSSGMTRRNEFFRLANMLGGHLDEYGTYSTAQISAAIPYLYGINAGNTINDMANSKLIVMFGCNILETRQSGGGLSYELFEARKKGNARIIMVDPRYSDSMAKLGDEWVPIRPGSDGALIAAIAYVLMNEGLVDQQFVDTHCLGFDEEHMPEGVPAGNSYRAYIMGEGPDKTAKTPQWAETITGYPAEKIIRLAREIGSTKPCCVIQGWGPQRHANGDTMSRSIAMLAILTGNVGIAGGGSGSAESVSQIGFPRMPEGTNPVKTRISFYTWINAIDDYTQVTAKKMGLRNKEKLDHGIKFLWNSSGNALINQHSDINGTRKILEDESKCECIVVVENRMTASAKFADILLPSVTPLEQDDIIQQGYQVDQSSLLIARKAIEPLFETRSQYDICAALSEKIGKLLGQPDLAAKYTEGRSQLDWVKHLYAQARAKKPELPESFDEASKIGLFKWFPMPQKVAFKAFRDDPAANPLKTPSGKIEIFSKRLWDLNQTWELPEGDAIYAIPVHEKTWEGPCDYEGMKKHPFQLIGHHYKGRAHSSYANIPWLEQVAPQQLWMNEADAAQRGIRHDDMVKVFNDRGAVVVRVKVTPRIMPGVLSLPQGAWYTPDKNGVDQGGCINTLTKTHMTPLAKGNPQHTNLVDVVKI; encoded by the coding sequence ATGAAAAAATATTCCGACTCCACCCCGCCTTTGCTCGCGCACAGGGAAGTGACCCGGCGCGAGGTCCTCAAGTGGTGTACCGCCCTTGGCGGCGCATCCCTTTTGCCATTGGGCGGTGGTTTGCCCCTTGGCCTGGCCCGTGCAGCCACCCAGCCGCCGTATGGCGCGGGCGAGCAGTGCTTTTACTCCGGCTGCGTGGTGAACTGCGGTTCGCAGTGTACGCTGCGCGCCTTTGTCAAAGATGGCCGCGTCACGCGCGTTGAAACCGATAATTCCGATGACGGCCCCAACAACAGAGCCATCCGTGCCTGCCTGCGCGGGCGCTCCATGCGCAAATACACCTATTCACCGGACCGCATTAAGTACCCCATGCGGCGCGTACCCGGCGCCAAGCGCGGCGAGGGAAAGTTCGAGCGCATTTCATGGGACGAAGCCCTGGACACCGTCGCCAAGGAATGGGTGCGCGTGCTGAACACCTACGGGCCGGAGTCCATCCACCGCATGTATGGCTCGGGCACAACGTCCAGCGGCATGACGCGCCGCAACGAATTTTTCAGGCTTGCCAATATGCTGGGCGGGCATCTGGACGAATACGGCACCTACAGCACGGCCCAGATCTCAGCTGCCATTCCATATCTCTACGGAATCAATGCGGGCAATACCATCAATGACATGGCTAACTCAAAGCTCATTGTCATGTTTGGCTGCAACATTCTTGAAACCCGCCAGAGCGGCGGCGGCCTTTCTTATGAGCTGTTTGAAGCCAGAAAAAAAGGCAATGCCCGCATCATCATGGTTGATCCCCGGTATTCGGATTCCATGGCCAAGCTGGGGGACGAATGGGTGCCCATCCGCCCCGGTTCTGACGGTGCGCTTATCGCGGCCATTGCCTATGTGCTCATGAACGAAGGGCTGGTTGACCAGCAGTTTGTGGACACGCACTGCCTTGGTTTTGACGAGGAGCACATGCCCGAGGGCGTGCCCGCAGGCAACAGCTACCGCGCGTATATCATGGGCGAAGGCCCGGACAAAACGGCGAAAACGCCGCAATGGGCGGAAACCATCACCGGGTATCCGGCGGAAAAGATCATCCGCCTTGCCCGCGAGATCGGCTCCACCAAACCCTGCTGCGTCATTCAGGGGTGGGGGCCGCAGCGCCACGCCAACGGCGACACTATGTCCCGTTCCATTGCCATGCTTGCCATCCTTACCGGCAACGTGGGCATTGCCGGGGGCGGTTCCGGCAGTGCGGAAAGCGTGAGCCAGATTGGTTTTCCGCGCATGCCCGAAGGCACCAATCCGGTCAAGACGCGCATTTCTTTCTACACCTGGATCAACGCCATTGACGACTACACCCAGGTGACGGCCAAAAAGATGGGCCTGCGCAACAAGGAAAAGCTGGATCACGGCATCAAGTTTTTGTGGAACAGCTCTGGCAATGCCCTCATCAACCAGCATTCGGACATCAACGGCACCCGCAAGATTCTTGAAGATGAAAGCAAGTGCGAGTGCATTGTGGTGGTGGAAAACCGCATGACGGCTTCAGCGAAATTTGCGGATATCCTCCTGCCTTCCGTGACGCCGCTGGAACAGGACGACATCATCCAGCAGGGCTATCAGGTGGATCAGAGCTCCCTGCTCATTGCCCGCAAGGCCATTGAACCCCTGTTCGAGACCCGCTCGCAGTATGATATCTGCGCGGCCCTGAGCGAAAAAATCGGCAAGCTTCTGGGCCAGCCCGATCTGGCGGCAAAATATACCGAGGGCCGCAGCCAGCTTGACTGGGTGAAGCACCTGTACGCCCAGGCACGCGCCAAAAAGCCGGAACTGCCTGAATCCTTTGACGAAGCTTCAAAGATAGGCCTGTTCAAGTGGTTCCCCATGCCGCAAAAGGTTGCCTTCAAGGCTTTTCGCGACGATCCGGCGGCAAATCCGCTCAAGACGCCTTCGGGCAAGATAGAAATATTTTCCAAGCGTCTGTGGGATTTGAACCAGACTTGGGAACTGCCCGAGGGCGATGCTATTTACGCCATACCCGTGCATGAAAAAACATGGGAAGGCCCGTGCGATTACGAGGGAATGAAAAAACATCCCTTCCAGCTTATCGGCCATCACTACAAGGGGCGCGCGCATTCAAGCTATGCCAACATCCCATGGCTAGAGCAGGTTGCCCCGCAGCAGCTCTGGATGAACGAGGCCGATGCGGCGCAGCGCGGCATCAGGCACGACGACATGGTCAAGGTGTTCAACGATCGCGGAGCAGTGGTCGTGCGGGTCAAGGTGACGCCGCGCATCATGCCCGGTGTGCTCAGCCTGCCGCAGGGCGCATGGTACACCCCGGACAAAAACGGTGTGGATCAGGGCGGGTGCATCAATACCCTCACAAAAACGCACATGACCCCCTTGGCCAAGGGCAATCCGCAGCACACCAATCTTGTGGATGTGGTTAAAATCTAG
- a CDS encoding DmsC/YnfH family molybdoenzyme membrane anchor subunit produces MEYLQEFPLVFFTLLVQMAVGMVLVGKCVLGNEADRALREGVRRQNVAALLLFAVAVIISFVHLGTPLHAPFTLLHVTQSWLSREILMIGLMGLALLWLVLVGRKKHAVDGEKKAMIVAGLCGIALLFVMSCVYNQSTMPGWRNWGVFTAFLASMCLLGGSWHGVALSLRKEGAPVRALGPCLVWAVLGLVLMAVSLPLAMPEQSAFVNPVSRLLPPACIAWSHGLHALASGLGVVLLALAAARGMQGKGFRPALAVPAFLLIVLGEVFGRLVFYLSYSRLGM; encoded by the coding sequence ATGGAGTATCTTCAGGAATTTCCGCTGGTATTCTTTACCTTGCTGGTGCAGATGGCCGTAGGCATGGTGCTGGTGGGCAAGTGCGTACTTGGCAACGAAGCCGACCGCGCACTGCGCGAAGGCGTGCGGCGGCAGAATGTGGCGGCACTGCTTCTGTTTGCCGTGGCCGTGATCATCAGTTTTGTGCATCTGGGCACGCCCCTGCATGCGCCCTTTACCCTGCTGCACGTGACGCAGTCGTGGCTCAGCCGCGAAATCCTCATGATCGGCCTTATGGGTCTTGCCCTGTTGTGGCTGGTGCTTGTCGGGCGCAAAAAGCATGCGGTGGATGGCGAGAAAAAAGCCATGATCGTGGCGGGCCTGTGCGGTATTGCGCTGCTGTTCGTCATGAGCTGCGTTTACAATCAGTCCACAATGCCCGGCTGGCGCAACTGGGGCGTTTTTACGGCCTTTCTGGCTTCCATGTGCCTGCTTGGTGGATCCTGGCATGGTGTGGCGCTGAGCCTGCGCAAGGAAGGCGCGCCCGTGCGCGCACTGGGCCCCTGCCTTGTGTGGGCGGTGCTGGGCCTTGTGCTTATGGCCGTGAGCCTGCCGCTGGCCATGCCCGAGCAATCTGCCTTCGTCAATCCGGTTTCCCGTCTGCTGCCTCCGGCGTGCATTGCATGGTCGCACGGCTTGCACGCCCTGGCATCTGGTCTGGGCGTTGTGCTGCTGGCACTGGCTGCGGCCCGTGGCATGCAGGGCAAAGGATTTCGCCCGGCGCTGGCGGTTCCCGCATTTCTCCTGATTGTTCTGGGCGAAGTGTTCGGGCGGCTTGTTTTTTATCTTTCCTATTCACGCCTGGGCATGTAG
- a CDS encoding BrnT family toxin: MDNSNFCTHTFEYDPNKSSKNIAAHGIDFEEAKVLWKDTNMIEAPAITHAGEKRFMVIGNLRGKMWTGIITYRGESIRIISVRRSRIEEAAQYDAINQKMNERDCPSPLWC, from the coding sequence ATGGATAATTCCAATTTTTGCACACATACTTTTGAATATGACCCTAACAAAAGTTCCAAAAACATAGCGGCACATGGCATTGATTTCGAAGAAGCAAAAGTGCTCTGGAAGGACACTAACATGATAGAAGCACCTGCGATTACACACGCAGGTGAAAAACGCTTCATGGTTATCGGCAATCTCAGGGGAAAAATGTGGACAGGTATCATCACATATAGAGGCGAATCAATTCGAATAATTTCTGTTCGCCGCTCACGCATAGAAGAAGCCGCACAGTATGATGCGATTAACCAGAAAATGAATGAACGCGACTGCCCAAGCCCCCTCTGGTGTTAA
- a CDS encoding efflux RND transporter periplasmic adaptor subunit, whose translation MKPVLNPRPLLLLFLLLALGACSQDDSKKNAVPSAPVRVEAVARADVPRLLHAVGNVRASASVGVKPRVTGEIQQVHFTEGQDVREGDPLITIDPRPFEAALREKKGQLAKSQAQLAKAQDDMNRYGKLVGGGYVSRDAYEKTATDAAALRATVQSDKAAVESAALDLSYCTVVAPISGRVGALNVDKGNMVKSADATVIVSIDTLSPIYVGFSVPEAHLPVIIEQMAQTTVPVSATPAGSASEKGLLTLVDNTVDTRTGTIRLRATFENSQRRLWPGQFVQVELPLGMAAGALTVPTRAVQSGREESYVYVVDKDSRASYRKVRPLFEYADRTVVDGAVAEGDKIVVDGQVRLAPGLMVKIMD comes from the coding sequence ATGAAACCAGTCCTGAATCCCCGTCCTCTCCTCCTGCTTTTTCTTCTGCTCGCCCTTGGGGCATGCTCGCAAGACGACAGCAAAAAAAATGCTGTACCGTCTGCCCCTGTGCGGGTTGAAGCCGTTGCACGGGCCGATGTGCCGCGCCTGCTGCATGCTGTGGGCAACGTGCGGGCATCTGCCTCTGTGGGTGTGAAACCCCGCGTAACGGGCGAGATTCAGCAGGTTCATTTTACCGAAGGTCAGGATGTGCGCGAGGGCGACCCGCTTATCACCATTGACCCCCGCCCCTTTGAGGCTGCGCTGCGCGAAAAGAAAGGGCAACTTGCCAAATCGCAGGCGCAGCTTGCCAAAGCCCAGGACGACATGAACCGTTATGGCAAACTTGTGGGCGGCGGCTACGTAAGCCGCGATGCATATGAGAAGACCGCGACCGATGCGGCGGCCCTGCGCGCCACTGTGCAGTCTGACAAGGCAGCCGTGGAAAGTGCCGCCCTTGACCTCAGCTACTGCACGGTGGTGGCTCCCATCAGCGGGCGAGTGGGCGCACTCAATGTGGACAAGGGCAACATGGTCAAATCGGCTGACGCCACGGTTATTGTCAGCATAGACACGCTTTCGCCAATTTATGTGGGCTTTTCTGTGCCAGAGGCGCATCTGCCTGTCATCATAGAACAGATGGCGCAAACGACGGTGCCGGTTTCCGCAACGCCTGCCGGGAGCGCGTCGGAAAAGGGACTTCTCACCCTTGTGGACAATACGGTAGACACGCGCACCGGCACCATCCGGCTGCGCGCCACCTTTGAAAACAGCCAGCGCCGTCTGTGGCCGGGGCAGTTTGTGCAGGTGGAGCTGCCGCTGGGCATGGCCGCCGGGGCGCTGACCGTGCCCACACGTGCCGTGCAGTCTGGCCGGGAAGAATCCTACGTGTACGTGGTGGATAAGGACAGCCGGGCCAGCTATCGCAAGGTGAGGCCGCTGTTTGAATACGCTGACCGCACGGTTGTGGACGGCGCGGTGGCCGAGGGCGACAAAATTGTGGTGGATGGTCAGGTACGGCTGGCTCCGGGCCTGATGGTCAAGATCATGGACTAA
- a CDS encoding molecular chaperone TorD family protein: protein MEQEQLTQYVVALQFCSRIFQNSPDEDLLRGVIGGGLLQGFGAWACFRTSELAEKLWGEALDPESRAAALATAYPAEAAQDSCRALYLDLHMDHLALFSGPQPAAAPWESVWREKDRLLFGRKTQEVRDCYREWGIAAERDGHEPEDHLGLELAFILFLVQNMGGAIASSQGQSPEAALAAFMDGHILAWAGDCLKKASECANTVFYREMSALCCLLLGNVRAFIQE, encoded by the coding sequence ATGGAACAGGAACAGTTGACGCAATACGTTGTGGCCTTGCAGTTTTGCAGCCGTATTTTCCAGAATTCGCCGGATGAAGACCTGCTGCGCGGCGTCATTGGCGGCGGGCTTTTGCAAGGCTTTGGCGCTTGGGCCTGTTTCAGGACTTCGGAACTGGCTGAAAAGCTGTGGGGCGAGGCTCTTGATCCTGAGAGCCGCGCTGCCGCCCTTGCGACAGCCTATCCGGCAGAGGCGGCGCAGGATTCCTGCCGCGCGCTGTATCTGGATCTGCACATGGATCATCTGGCCCTGTTTTCCGGGCCGCAGCCTGCAGCCGCGCCGTGGGAATCCGTGTGGCGGGAGAAGGACCGCCTGCTTTTTGGCCGCAAAACGCAGGAAGTGCGCGACTGCTACAGGGAGTGGGGCATAGCCGCAGAACGGGACGGGCACGAGCCCGAGGACCATCTGGGGCTGGAACTCGCCTTCATTCTTTTTCTTGTGCAGAACATGGGCGGGGCCATTGCCTCAAGCCAGGGGCAATCCCCGGAGGCGGCGCTGGCGGCTTTTATGGACGGGCACATTCTGGCCTGGGCCGGAGACTGCCTGAAAAAGGCTTCGGAATGCGCCAATACGGTGTTTTACCGCGAGATGTCTGCTCTTTGTTGCCTGCTGCTCGGAAATGTGCGGGCGTTCATTCAGGAATAG
- a CDS encoding BrnA antitoxin family protein, with translation MNHEQQLSAEEFDRRFEAGEDISAHVDWAAARRPNKQTQRVNVDFPTWMVEALDTEARHLGVSRQALVKVWIANCLARDAHSAK, from the coding sequence ATGAATCATGAACAGCAGCTTTCTGCCGAGGAATTTGACCGCCGCTTTGAAGCGGGCGAGGACATTTCCGCGCATGTGGACTGGGCAGCGGCCCGCAGGCCCAACAAACAGACGCAGCGGGTAAATGTGGACTTTCCCACCTGGATGGTGGAAGCGCTGGACACGGAGGCCCGCCACCTGGGCGTGAGCCGCCAGGCGCTTGTTAAGGTGTGGATAGCCAACTGCCTCGCGCGCGATGCGCACAGTGCAAAATAA
- a CDS encoding DMSO/selenate family reductase complex B subunit: MKQPAFYIDMTACTGCKTCMVACIDGHDLPQGVMWRRVAEYTGGKWVRRANGTYDQNVFSYYTSVSCNHCQNPVCVKVCPTTAMHKDEQGIVSVDPDKCVGCRYCEWNCPYSAPQYNKQSGRMTKCDFCKDRLAAGLKPLCVEACPMRAIHFGEYEDLKKQFGDAVHVAPLPEQSVTSPCLVITPPHNAQPVGSNMGSIRNPEEM; the protein is encoded by the coding sequence GTGAAACAGCCGGCTTTTTATATAGATATGACTGCCTGTACGGGCTGCAAAACATGCATGGTGGCCTGCATAGACGGTCATGACCTGCCCCAGGGCGTCATGTGGCGGCGCGTGGCGGAGTACACGGGCGGAAAGTGGGTGCGCCGTGCCAACGGCACGTATGACCAGAATGTGTTTTCCTACTACACGTCCGTCAGTTGCAACCACTGCCAGAACCCCGTGTGCGTGAAGGTTTGCCCCACCACGGCCATGCACAAGGACGAGCAGGGCATTGTGAGCGTGGACCCCGACAAGTGCGTGGGCTGCCGCTATTGCGAGTGGAACTGCCCTTATTCCGCCCCCCAGTACAACAAACAGTCGGGCAGAATGACCAAGTGCGATTTCTGCAAGGACAGGCTGGCAGCCGGGCTCAAACCCCTGTGCGTGGAAGCCTGCCCCATGCGGGCCATCCACTTTGGCGAATATGAAGACCTGAAAAAACAGTTCGGCGATGCCGTGCACGTGGCTCCGCTGCCGGAGCAGAGCGTGACCTCCCCCTGTCTTGTGATTACGCCGCCCCACAACGCGCAGCCAGTGGGCAGCAACATGGGCAGCATCCGTAATCCGGAGGAGATGTAG
- the speA gene encoding biosynthetic arginine decarboxylase, whose product MAKNRALQQWRVEDSIELYGIRNWGAGYFDVSDAGEVVICPQGPKGPQVSIPEVIAGLKERGYDMPVLLRVENILDSRIANIHESFRKAIKSLNYTGSYRGVFPIKVNQQQQVVEKIAQFGSTYHHGLEVGSKAELIAAVSLMRDREACIVCNGYKDEEFIDLGLQALRLGFNVLFVLEMPSELEVVLERSKALGVRPNIGVRAKLAVKASGHWTDSGGERSTFGLSPAQIVDVVDTLKANDMLDCFKLLHYHLGSQVSNIRDIRTGVMEGARLYVGLVQEGAPMGYLDLGGGLAVDYDGSHTNYVSSRNYTLDEYSADIVEAIMSILDEQKIPHPHIITESGRATVAYYSVLLFNVLDVSMVEEVQLPDTLPEGTPEPVLNLRETLANITLRNLQECYNDAIYYRDEMRQLFSTGRVNLRQRTLAERFFWAIIMRIAQEKTRLKTIPRDLADIDVSLADIYYGNFSVFQSLPDSWAIDQLFPVMPVHRLKEFPARQGIISDITCDSDGRIDHFIDPQGMKPTLDLHPLRDGEEYYLGVFLVGAYQETLGDLHNLMGDTNVVSIRVRDDGNYEYVREIRGDSVADILSYVEYEPRRILEDLRSTAEQAVRQGRISPSDRFAIMQVFEDGLRGYTYFER is encoded by the coding sequence TTGGCAAAAAACCGCGCATTGCAGCAGTGGCGGGTGGAGGATTCCATCGAACTGTACGGCATCCGTAATTGGGGTGCCGGGTATTTTGACGTGTCGGATGCGGGCGAAGTTGTGATTTGTCCGCAGGGGCCCAAGGGGCCGCAGGTTTCGATACCGGAAGTTATCGCCGGGCTGAAAGAGCGCGGGTATGATATGCCCGTGCTGTTGCGCGTGGAGAATATTCTGGATTCGCGCATTGCCAATATCCACGAATCATTCCGCAAGGCTATCAAAAGTCTGAATTACACGGGTTCGTATCGCGGCGTTTTTCCCATCAAAGTCAACCAGCAGCAGCAGGTTGTGGAAAAAATAGCCCAGTTCGGCTCCACCTACCATCACGGCCTGGAGGTCGGCTCCAAGGCGGAACTCATTGCCGCCGTGTCGCTCATGCGCGACCGTGAGGCCTGCATTGTTTGCAACGGCTACAAGGACGAAGAATTTATAGACCTTGGCCTTCAGGCCCTGCGCCTTGGCTTTAATGTGCTCTTTGTTCTCGAAATGCCAAGCGAGCTGGAAGTTGTGCTTGAGCGCAGCAAGGCTCTCGGCGTGCGGCCCAACATCGGCGTACGCGCCAAGCTGGCCGTAAAGGCCAGCGGTCACTGGACTGATTCCGGCGGCGAACGCTCCACCTTTGGCCTTTCGCCCGCGCAGATCGTGGACGTGGTGGATACACTCAAAGCCAACGACATGCTTGATTGCTTCAAGCTGCTGCACTACCACCTCGGCTCGCAGGTTTCCAATATTCGCGACATCCGTACCGGAGTCATGGAAGGCGCGCGTCTTTACGTGGGCCTGGTGCAGGAAGGCGCCCCCATGGGCTACCTTGACCTTGGCGGCGGTCTGGCCGTGGACTATGACGGTTCGCATACCAACTATGTTTCGTCGCGCAACTATACGCTCGATGAATACAGCGCCGACATCGTTGAAGCCATCATGAGCATTCTTGATGAGCAGAAGATTCCGCATCCGCACATCATTACGGAATCTGGCCGCGCAACGGTGGCCTACTATTCCGTGTTGCTCTTTAACGTGCTTGATGTGAGCATGGTGGAAGAAGTGCAGCTGCCCGACACCCTGCCCGAAGGCACGCCGGAGCCTGTGTTGAACCTGCGCGAAACTCTTGCCAACATCACCCTGCGCAATTTGCAGGAGTGCTATAACGACGCCATTTACTACCGGGACGAGATGCGTCAGCTGTTCTCGACCGGGCGGGTGAACCTGCGTCAGCGCACATTGGCCGAGCGGTTTTTCTGGGCCATCATCATGCGCATTGCTCAGGAAAAAACCCGGCTCAAGACGATACCCCGCGATTTGGCCGACATCGACGTGAGCCTTGCCGATATCTATTACGGCAACTTCAGCGTGTTCCAGTCCTTGCCTGACTCTTGGGCCATTGACCAGCTGTTCCCGGTTATGCCCGTGCATCGGCTCAAGGAATTTCCCGCACGGCAAGGCATTATTTCTGATATTACCTGCGATTCTGATGGCCGGATTGACCATTTCATTGACCCGCAGGGCATGAAGCCCACCCTTGATCTGCACCCCCTGCGGGACGGCGAGGAATATTACCTTGGCGTGTTTCTGGTGGGCGCGTATCAGGAAACCCTGGGCGATCTGCACAACCTCATGGGCGACACCAACGTGGTTTCCATCAGGGTGCGGGATGACGGCAATTATGAGTATGTGCGCGAAATCAGGGGCGACTCTGTGGCGGATATTCTGAGCTATGTGGAATATGAGCCGCGCCGTATTCTGGAAGATCTGCGCAGCACGGCGGAGCAGGCTGTGCGGCAAGGGCGGATTTCGCCCAGCGACCGGTTTGCCATTATGCAGGTATTTGAAGACGGCTTGCGCGGGTACACCTATTTTGAACGGTAG
- a CDS encoding oligopeptide/dipeptide ABC transporter ATP-binding protein, with product MLNPLAPEQSSASALLRLEDVSRVFDIRRGLFGEKRSLVAVDDVSLSLAKGASLGLVGESGCGKSTLGRLACGLLAPSQGQVLLDGRPLPPAGADSWAAGRIQMIFQDPFSSLNPRLTVGSSVAEPLAARGVSREERHAQAEAMLATVGIEGMGRRYPHEFSGGQRQRIAVARALITRPDVVVCDEPVSALDASVQAQALNLLREVQEQFGPAYLFISHDLAVVGFLCRRILVMYLGQIVEEGPTDAIFDGAAHPYTQALMAAMPTGSRRGEPIAALEGELPSPLSPPAGCRFHPRCPKAKDICRQEAPQWKDMGSGWRVRCWEA from the coding sequence ATGCTGAACCCGCTTGCGCCGGAACAGTCTTCCGCATCCGCTTTACTGCGGTTGGAGGATGTCTCACGGGTGTTTGACATCCGGCGGGGGCTGTTCGGCGAAAAGCGCTCCTTGGTTGCCGTAGACGACGTGAGCCTGAGCCTCGCCAAGGGCGCGAGCCTTGGTCTGGTGGGCGAATCCGGCTGCGGCAAATCCACCCTCGGGCGTCTGGCCTGCGGGTTGCTGGCCCCTTCTCAGGGGCAGGTGCTGCTTGATGGTCGCCCCCTGCCCCCAGCCGGAGCGGACAGTTGGGCCGCCGGGCGCATTCAGATGATCTTTCAGGATCCTTTTTCTTCCCTCAATCCCCGGCTCACGGTGGGCAGTTCGGTGGCGGAGCCGCTGGCGGCGCGCGGCGTCTCCCGCGAGGAACGCCATGCCCAGGCAGAGGCCATGCTGGCTACCGTGGGGATTGAAGGCATGGGCCGCCGCTATCCGCACGAGTTTTCCGGCGGGCAGCGACAGCGCATTGCCGTGGCGCGGGCGCTCATCACCCGGCCAGACGTGGTTGTGTGCGACGAGCCGGTTTCCGCGCTTGACGCCTCGGTGCAGGCGCAGGCGCTCAACCTCCTGCGCGAGGTGCAGGAGCAGTTTGGGCCAGCCTATCTTTTCATTTCGCACGATCTGGCGGTGGTGGGCTTTTTGTGCCGCCGCATATTGGTCATGTATCTGGGCCAGATTGTGGAAGAAGGCCCCACCGATGCCATTTTTGACGGCGCGGCGCACCCCTATACCCAGGCGCTTATGGCGGCCATGCCAACCGGCAGCCGCCGGGGCGAACCCATTGCCGCACTGGAAGGCGAACTGCCAAGCCCTCTCTCTCCACCCGCCGGATGCCGCTTTCACCCGCGCTGCCCCAAGGCAAAGGACATTTGCCGTCAGGAAGCACCACAATGGAAAGATATGGGCAGTGGGTGGCGTGTGCGGTGTTGGGAGGCGTAG
- a CDS encoding BrnT family toxin, translating to MKFEYDPAKSAINKMKHGLDFEQAKALWKDENLLEVPVLRTGEPRFLVIGMIEGKVWTGVITYRGEAVRIISVRRSRKEEVEHYES from the coding sequence ATGAAGTTTGAATACGACCCCGCCAAGAGTGCGATCAACAAAATGAAGCACGGCCTCGACTTTGAGCAGGCCAAGGCCCTGTGGAAAGACGAAAACCTGCTGGAAGTACCCGTGCTGCGCACAGGTGAACCGCGCTTTCTGGTTATCGGCATGATCGAGGGCAAAGTGTGGACAGGGGTCATCACGTACAGGGGCGAGGCCGTGCGCATAATTTCCGTGCGCCGCTCCCGCAAAGAAGAGGTGGAACACTATGAATCATGA